In Luteolibacter sp. Y139, a genomic segment contains:
- a CDS encoding MDR family NADPH-dependent oxidoreductase yields MNALLFHEFGKPAEVLRLEPLELPPLADGEVRLKILAAPVNPADLNLIEGTYGVKPGLPAVPGIEGCGEVVESRSVDFQPGDRAIVLRRAGSWATHVQLAAEDLFKLPVGIDPLQAAMLKVNPATAWRLLTGFGTPEPGSWIVQNAANSGVGRCVIAVAKELGIRTMNLVRRPELIDELLALGADVVVTDDDAGLETAKAATAERPKLAFNCVGGESALRLMNLLAPGGIHITFGAMARRPVTVPNGLLIFKDLQIRGLWITKWIESAAKNELDEAYGKLAGLMLGGSMSVPVDSTYSLEEFGSALERVGGEGRDGKVLLVP; encoded by the coding sequence ATGAATGCCCTTCTCTTCCACGAATTTGGCAAGCCTGCCGAGGTGCTGCGGCTTGAGCCGCTGGAGTTGCCGCCTCTTGCGGATGGCGAGGTGCGGTTGAAGATTCTGGCGGCGCCGGTGAATCCGGCTGATCTGAATCTGATCGAGGGCACCTATGGCGTGAAGCCGGGGCTGCCTGCGGTGCCGGGGATTGAAGGGTGTGGCGAGGTGGTGGAGAGCCGGTCGGTGGATTTTCAACCGGGCGATCGCGCGATCGTGCTGCGTCGTGCGGGGAGCTGGGCGACGCATGTGCAGTTGGCGGCGGAGGATCTCTTCAAGTTGCCGGTGGGTATTGATCCGCTGCAGGCGGCGATGCTGAAGGTGAATCCGGCCACGGCGTGGCGGTTGTTGACCGGGTTCGGCACGCCGGAGCCGGGGTCTTGGATTGTTCAGAACGCTGCGAACTCCGGTGTGGGTCGCTGTGTGATCGCGGTGGCGAAGGAGCTTGGGATTCGTACGATGAATCTCGTACGTCGTCCGGAGCTGATCGACGAGCTGCTTGCGCTTGGCGCGGATGTGGTGGTGACGGATGATGATGCCGGGCTGGAAACGGCAAAGGCTGCCACTGCCGAGAGGCCGAAGCTCGCGTTCAATTGCGTCGGTGGTGAGAGCGCCTTGCGGTTGATGAATCTGCTCGCGCCCGGCGGGATCCATATCACCTTCGGAGCGATGGCTCGCAGGCCGGTGACCGTTCCGAATGGTTTGCTCATTTTCAAAGATCTGCAGATCCGCGGGCTATGGATCACGAAGTGGATCGAAAGCGCGGCGAAGAACGAACTGGATGAGGCCTACGGCAAGCTAGCCGGCTTGATGCTGGGCGGAAGCATGAGCGTGCCGGTGGATTCGACTTATTCCTTGGAGGAGTTTGGTTCCGCGCTTGAACGCGTGGGCGGAGAAGGGCGCGATGGGAAGGTGCTGCTGGTGCCGTGA
- a CDS encoding Glu/Leu/Phe/Val family dehydrogenase translates to MRDELLRNPVFAMAATQFDGVADFLGLNDELRERTKWPKRLITVTVPIRHDDGTVRVYFGHRVQHHLTRGPVKGGLRYHPRVDLGEVAALAMWMNWKCALMDLPFGGGKGGITCDPRTMSVGELERITRRYTMEMIPFIGEDIDIMAPDMGTNEQTMAWMTDTYSTHAGRLVPGIVTGKPLSLQGSAGRTQATGHGVAFLACRALNKLNLPIDGATAVVQGFGNVGAHAAYALSNSKVKILGISDVTGAIWNDGGIDTRKLRDHVAAHGSIQGFAEAEPIDPAALLCQPCDILVPAATDMVITGENAPLLKCKVLAEGANGPTTPEADAVLNERGDIFVIPDILCNAGGVTVSYFEWVQNLQRFQWTEREVLTKLETMLESAFSRVLHFSEKHKLPHRTAAQALAIKTVADVKAQRGLFP, encoded by the coding sequence ATGCGCGACGAACTTTTGCGAAATCCGGTCTTCGCCATGGCGGCGACGCAATTTGACGGGGTAGCTGATTTCCTGGGGCTCAACGATGAGCTGCGCGAGCGAACCAAGTGGCCGAAGCGACTGATCACGGTGACGGTGCCGATCCGTCACGATGATGGCACTGTCAGGGTGTATTTCGGCCACCGGGTGCAGCATCACCTGACGCGCGGGCCGGTGAAGGGCGGCCTGCGGTATCACCCGCGGGTCGATCTGGGAGAGGTGGCGGCGCTGGCGATGTGGATGAATTGGAAATGCGCGCTGATGGACCTGCCCTTCGGTGGTGGCAAGGGCGGCATTACGTGCGATCCGCGAACGATGAGTGTGGGCGAACTCGAGCGCATCACCCGCCGCTACACGATGGAGATGATCCCTTTCATCGGCGAGGACATCGACATCATGGCACCCGACATGGGCACCAATGAGCAGACCATGGCGTGGATGACGGATACCTACTCGACCCACGCGGGGCGCTTGGTTCCAGGGATTGTCACTGGCAAGCCGTTGAGTCTGCAAGGTTCGGCGGGGCGCACGCAGGCGACAGGCCATGGTGTCGCTTTCCTCGCGTGTCGTGCGCTGAACAAGCTGAACCTGCCGATCGATGGGGCGACTGCGGTGGTGCAGGGTTTTGGCAATGTGGGTGCGCATGCGGCGTATGCGCTTTCGAATTCGAAGGTGAAGATCCTCGGGATTTCCGATGTTACGGGAGCGATCTGGAATGATGGAGGGATCGACACCCGCAAGCTGCGGGATCATGTGGCAGCTCACGGAAGCATCCAGGGGTTCGCCGAAGCGGAGCCGATCGATCCGGCGGCGTTGCTTTGCCAGCCCTGCGACATTCTGGTTCCCGCTGCGACCGACATGGTCATCACGGGCGAGAATGCGCCGCTGCTGAAATGCAAGGTGCTTGCGGAGGGCGCGAACGGTCCGACGACACCGGAGGCGGATGCGGTCCTCAACGAGCGCGGTGACATTTTTGTCATTCCCGACATCCTGTGCAACGCGGGTGGCGTGACGGTCTCGTATTTCGAATGGGTGCAGAACCTGCAGCGCTTCCAGTGGACGGAGCGAGAGGTACTGACGAAGCTAGAGACGATGCTGGAGAGTGCTTTTTCACGCGTGCTGCATTTCTCAGAGAAGCACAAGCTGCCGCATCGCACCGCCGCCCAGGCGCTGGCGATCAAGACGGTGGCGGATGTGAAGGCGCAGCGGGGGCTTTTCCCGTGA
- a CDS encoding ADP-ribosylglycohydrolase family protein, with amino-acid sequence MTARDLVLPSFFGDALALGPHWVYDPPKIAGWYAGGIRSYDAPRSTYHPGKVAGDFTHYGDQTLALLESLAADDGSLINWPTDWRRWAEHVRDERTSYFDGATRGTLENFTAGETEPSDSHDLGGASRIAPLFAFTRDVGQLVPLARTQTALTHGDPQVIDAAEFFARAALSVAGGAGFEEAFDEAASHPYDALPAIDWVTLGRDAAAGELAAQAGELGLGCGVEGAFPITLAVAFRHEADPVEALSANAMLGGDSAARGMLLGLLMGARHGLAAFPVKWRKELRSIETIERLLPQ; translated from the coding sequence ATGACCGCCCGCGACCTCGTTCTGCCCTCGTTCTTCGGTGACGCCCTCGCCCTCGGCCCACACTGGGTCTACGACCCGCCGAAGATCGCCGGATGGTACGCTGGCGGCATCCGCTCCTACGACGCGCCCCGCAGCACCTACCACCCGGGAAAGGTCGCCGGCGACTTCACCCACTACGGCGACCAGACACTGGCCCTGCTCGAGTCCCTGGCCGCCGACGACGGCTCCCTCATCAACTGGCCCACCGATTGGCGGCGCTGGGCGGAACACGTTCGCGATGAAAGAACGAGCTACTTTGACGGAGCCACCCGCGGGACCTTGGAAAACTTCACCGCAGGGGAGACCGAGCCCTCCGACTCCCACGATCTCGGCGGCGCATCGCGCATCGCCCCGCTGTTCGCCTTCACCCGCGATGTCGGACAGCTCGTCCCTCTCGCCCGCACCCAGACCGCACTGACCCACGGCGATCCACAGGTCATCGATGCCGCCGAGTTCTTCGCCCGCGCCGCCCTGTCCGTAGCCGGAGGCGCAGGCTTCGAGGAAGCCTTCGACGAAGCCGCCTCGCATCCCTACGACGCCCTGCCCGCCATCGACTGGGTCACTCTCGGCCGCGATGCCGCAGCGGGCGAGCTGGCCGCACAGGCCGGTGAACTCGGCCTCGGCTGCGGGGTCGAAGGCGCATTCCCGATCACCCTCGCGGTCGCCTTCCGCCATGAAGCCGACCCCGTAGAGGCGCTTTCGGCGAATGCCATGCTCGGTGGCGATTCCGCCGCACGCGGCATGCTGTTAGGCCTGCTCATGGGTGCTCGCCATGGCTTGGCGGCATTCCCCGTCAAATGGCGAAAGGAGCTGCGCTCGATCGAAACCATCGAGCGCTTGCTGCCTCAGTGA
- a CDS encoding SH3 domain-containing protein: MPRFTANADYEEKDTNPIRLQPGDEVTVGPVDRAWPGWVWAEDDSNNDGYVPEDILEPLGEGRFAALESFDPTTLVIRRGDELDSLKQIHGWHWCRNASGEEGWVAGYLLKPVA; encoded by the coding sequence ATGCCCCGCTTCACCGCCAATGCCGACTACGAGGAAAAGGACACGAACCCGATCCGCCTGCAGCCGGGCGATGAAGTGACCGTGGGTCCGGTCGACCGCGCATGGCCGGGCTGGGTGTGGGCGGAGGACGATAGCAATAACGACGGCTACGTGCCGGAGGATATCCTGGAGCCGCTGGGCGAGGGACGGTTTGCGGCCCTTGAATCCTTCGATCCAACGACGCTGGTGATTCGCCGCGGCGATGAGCTGGATTCGCTGAAGCAAATCCACGGCTGGCATTGGTGCCGCAATGCCAGCGGCGAGGAAGGCTGGGTCGCCGGCTACCTTTTGAAGCCGGTGGCGTGA
- a CDS encoding PEP-CTERM sorting domain-containing protein translates to MKQPSLPQFSRVRSGALAFAVASTLMLQSSRAGNVDTELLILVDAQTYSQSDFNLILDNVAKTFESPSFYAAVTQGGVYGKMASSVMLYNLPTNPVAITWRELTTQQDFFNFANSVRSIAYPNVGWGVSYAAALTSAAASIAASPSNGTTQQITIIDDATGFYQADPAGTKAARNAALASGVDVINAMVFDAAYQEAAVNSFYQANIVSPNGTVSVVSSPQGGPKANSDLNLISGAVQTSVAGPTISAVPEPNTVMALGLAGAAFLMRRRRCRA, encoded by the coding sequence GTGAAACAACCCTCCCTTCCTCAATTTTCCCGAGTTCGCTCCGGTGCCTTGGCCTTCGCCGTGGCAAGCACGCTGATGCTCCAGTCGTCGCGTGCCGGCAACGTGGATACCGAGCTTTTGATCCTGGTCGACGCGCAAACCTACTCGCAGAGCGACTTCAACCTGATCCTCGACAATGTCGCGAAGACCTTCGAGAGCCCGAGCTTCTATGCGGCGGTGACCCAAGGGGGAGTCTACGGGAAGATGGCGTCCTCGGTGATGCTCTACAACCTGCCGACCAATCCGGTGGCCATCACGTGGAGGGAGCTGACCACCCAGCAGGATTTCTTCAATTTCGCCAACAGCGTGCGGAGCATTGCCTATCCGAATGTCGGATGGGGCGTCAGCTACGCCGCTGCCCTGACCTCGGCGGCAGCTTCGATTGCAGCGTCCCCCTCGAATGGCACGACCCAGCAGATCACCATCATCGATGACGCCACCGGCTTCTATCAGGCCGACCCGGCTGGCACGAAAGCGGCCCGCAATGCGGCGCTGGCCTCGGGCGTGGACGTGATCAATGCGATGGTCTTCGACGCTGCGTATCAGGAAGCGGCGGTGAACAGCTTCTACCAGGCGAACATCGTGAGCCCGAACGGGACGGTGAGCGTGGTTTCCAGCCCGCAGGGCGGGCCGAAGGCGAACTCCGACCTGAACCTCATTTCCGGGGCGGTCCAGACCTCGGTGGCCGGGCCGACCATTTCAGCCGTGCCAGAGCCGAATACGGTGATGGCGCTCGGGCTGGCGGGTGCCGCCTTCCTGATGCGCCGCCGCCGCTGCCGCGCCTGA
- a CDS encoding hybrid sensor histidine kinase/response regulator, with protein MSDFDPLPQPSGPALVLVVDDEPKNIQVVGPLLLKQGHEVIAAGSGEEALAKMRTAKPDLLLLDVMMPGMTGFDLCRRLLAQPEWHALPIIFLSAVTDKGFVTEALAAGAVDYVTKPFHGPELLSRVQLHLNLRQMRQRLSAAVEERNHLLEIVAHDLKNPLGGVQFAAAMLTEEAGSLSLKQAQLVDSITHSVDRALEMTTSLLQTRRLEEAKEHLDLVSLCLREHAEQAVEVFFHHAGDKDTEVRVESAAETILVRADRRSLLCSLENLVSNAIKFSPPGSRICVRLSSEAGEGIFRIEDEGPGVKEEERSKLFRKFTRLSARPTGDELSTGLGLHIVHELVKAMGGTVRYEDGAGGGGCFVVALPLAR; from the coding sequence ATGTCTGACTTCGATCCGTTGCCGCAGCCTTCCGGTCCCGCGCTCGTCCTGGTGGTGGATGACGAGCCGAAGAACATCCAGGTGGTGGGGCCGCTGCTGCTGAAACAGGGCCACGAGGTGATTGCCGCGGGAAGCGGTGAGGAAGCACTGGCGAAGATGCGCACGGCCAAGCCGGACCTGCTGCTGCTGGACGTGATGATGCCGGGGATGACGGGCTTCGACCTGTGCCGCCGCTTGCTGGCCCAACCGGAGTGGCACGCGCTGCCGATCATTTTCCTGTCCGCGGTGACTGACAAGGGGTTCGTGACGGAAGCCCTGGCGGCAGGGGCGGTGGACTATGTGACGAAGCCCTTCCATGGCCCCGAGCTATTGTCGCGGGTGCAGCTGCACCTGAACCTGCGGCAGATGCGCCAGCGCCTCTCGGCCGCCGTCGAGGAGCGGAACCATTTGTTAGAGATCGTCGCACACGACCTGAAGAACCCGCTGGGCGGGGTGCAGTTCGCGGCGGCGATGCTGACCGAGGAGGCCGGGTCGCTATCGCTGAAGCAGGCGCAGCTGGTAGATAGCATCACCCACTCGGTGGACCGGGCGCTGGAGATGACCACCTCGCTGCTTCAGACCCGGCGGCTGGAGGAGGCGAAGGAGCATCTGGACCTGGTGTCGCTGTGCCTCCGCGAGCACGCCGAGCAGGCGGTGGAGGTCTTTTTCCACCACGCTGGTGACAAGGATACCGAGGTGCGGGTCGAAAGCGCCGCCGAAACGATACTGGTCCGGGCCGACCGCCGCTCGCTGCTGTGTTCGCTGGAAAACCTGGTTTCGAATGCGATCAAGTTTTCGCCGCCGGGATCGCGGATTTGCGTCCGCCTTTCGAGCGAGGCCGGCGAAGGGATCTTCCGTATCGAGGACGAAGGCCCCGGGGTGAAAGAGGAGGAGCGTTCGAAGCTGTTTCGCAAGTTCACCCGCCTCAGTGCCCGGCCGACGGGCGACGAGCTCTCGACCGGGCTCGGGCTGCACATCGTGCATGAGCTGGTGAAGGCGATGGGCGGAACGGTCCGCTATGAGGATGGGGCGGGAGGAGGCGGCTGCTTCGTGGTGGCGCTGCCGCTGGCGAGGTGA
- a CDS encoding CHASE3 domain-containing protein: MRRHLKARYLVPALVALVMIIYGAFTSVRNTRAILVDAKSVAHTHQVMIELENCLVAMLNLETGHRGYLITGEDDYLAPYEKALKEVGAKMDALAKLTNDNPVQQARMQRILALVEEKKAELKSGIDARRDEGFDAAAKIVGTNVGRTLMDEIRELIDSMRLEEADLLTEQNQRMVQNFKDTNRVVVNTGGVALLAGVTGVILLGLYLGAKEREAELELEKEKAEQADKAKTDFLAMMSHEIRTPMNAILGFGELLHESVEKPQNKHFAHAIVTSGRSLLTLINDILDLSKIEAAKLELNPEAVEMKRFADGLETLFSYRAREKGLEFTIRIERSVPAYLYFDALRLRQVLVNLIGNAVKFTHNGHVTVTMRGEGEGDETVLAVEVEDTGIGIAKDKLRDIFRPFYQVESQQGRQFQGTGLGLSICERLVSLMNGDIGARSTPGKGSTFHLRVPVRPCQGHAAEQTTVGDGVVDFNRLAPAKILVVDDVPLNRELIRGFLMGTHHEVLEAENGEQAVMLCLRTKPQVVLMDLRMPVTEGRTAHGLLKANEETKHIPLVAMSASMPLEEQGDLKRLFDGFASKPVSRERLYLELARFLPVHAAAATARPQAVEPVVIAVSDRTWPELRPALERLRETKLPALIKLVPAQATAGFAGEIAALAESHHCPPLEDYARRLATAAGTMDVAEAGRLLEAFPGVIELLVADV, encoded by the coding sequence ATGCGCCGCCACTTGAAGGCCCGCTATTTGGTTCCCGCCCTCGTGGCGCTCGTGATGATCATTTACGGTGCGTTTACCTCGGTGAGGAACACCCGTGCCATCCTGGTGGATGCGAAGAGCGTGGCGCACACCCACCAGGTGATGATCGAGTTGGAAAATTGCCTGGTGGCGATGCTCAATCTGGAGACCGGTCACCGCGGTTACCTCATCACCGGGGAGGATGACTACCTGGCACCCTATGAGAAAGCTCTCAAAGAGGTAGGGGCCAAGATGGACGCGCTCGCCAAGCTGACGAACGACAATCCGGTCCAGCAGGCCCGCATGCAGAGGATCCTGGCGCTGGTGGAGGAGAAAAAGGCAGAGCTGAAGAGCGGCATCGATGCGCGCCGCGACGAGGGCTTCGACGCCGCTGCGAAGATCGTGGGAACCAACGTCGGCCGGACGCTGATGGATGAGATCCGGGAGCTCATTGATTCGATGCGCCTGGAAGAGGCGGATCTGCTGACGGAGCAAAACCAGCGGATGGTGCAGAATTTCAAGGACACCAACCGCGTGGTGGTGAACACGGGCGGGGTGGCGCTGCTCGCCGGTGTGACCGGTGTGATTTTGCTCGGCCTCTACCTCGGGGCGAAGGAGCGCGAGGCGGAGCTGGAACTGGAAAAGGAAAAGGCCGAGCAGGCGGACAAGGCGAAGACCGATTTCCTGGCGATGATGAGCCACGAGATTCGCACGCCGATGAATGCGATCCTCGGCTTCGGCGAACTGCTGCACGAGTCGGTGGAAAAGCCGCAGAACAAGCACTTCGCGCATGCCATCGTCACCAGTGGCCGTTCGCTGCTGACGCTCATCAATGACATCCTCGACCTTTCGAAGATCGAGGCGGCCAAGCTGGAGCTGAATCCGGAAGCGGTGGAGATGAAGCGATTCGCGGACGGGCTGGAGACCTTGTTCTCCTACCGGGCGAGGGAGAAGGGGCTGGAGTTCACCATCCGCATCGAGCGTTCGGTGCCGGCTTACTTGTACTTCGACGCACTGAGGCTGAGGCAGGTGCTGGTCAACCTGATCGGCAATGCGGTGAAGTTCACCCACAACGGCCACGTCACGGTGACGATGCGCGGCGAGGGCGAAGGGGACGAGACGGTGCTCGCGGTGGAGGTGGAAGACACCGGTATCGGCATCGCGAAGGACAAGCTGCGCGATATTTTCCGGCCCTTCTATCAGGTGGAATCGCAGCAGGGGCGGCAATTCCAAGGCACGGGCCTGGGGCTGAGCATCTGCGAGCGGTTGGTCTCGCTGATGAACGGCGACATCGGCGCGCGGAGCACGCCGGGCAAGGGTTCCACCTTTCACCTGCGGGTGCCGGTGCGGCCGTGCCAGGGCCATGCCGCGGAGCAGACCACCGTGGGCGATGGGGTGGTGGATTTCAACCGTCTCGCGCCAGCCAAGATCCTGGTGGTGGATGATGTGCCGCTGAATCGCGAGCTGATCCGCGGCTTCCTGATGGGCACGCATCACGAAGTGCTGGAGGCGGAGAACGGCGAGCAGGCGGTGATGCTGTGCCTGCGCACGAAACCGCAGGTGGTGCTCATGGACCTGCGCATGCCGGTGACGGAAGGTCGCACCGCGCACGGCCTGCTGAAGGCGAACGAGGAGACCAAACACATCCCGCTGGTGGCGATGTCGGCCTCGATGCCGCTGGAGGAGCAAGGGGATCTCAAGCGGCTCTTCGACGGCTTCGCGAGCAAGCCGGTGAGCCGCGAGCGACTGTATCTGGAGCTTGCACGCTTCTTGCCGGTGCATGCCGCCGCGGCGACGGCGCGACCGCAGGCGGTGGAACCGGTGGTGATCGCCGTGAGCGATCGCACGTGGCCGGAGCTTCGCCCGGCGCTGGAGCGGCTGCGGGAAACCAAGCTGCCGGCCCTGATCAAGCTGGTGCCGGCGCAGGCCACGGCGGGATTTGCCGGGGAGATCGCCGCGCTCGCGGAGAGCCATCATTGCCCGCCGCTGGAAGATTACGCACGCCGGCTCGCGACTGCTGCCGGCACGATGGATGTGGCGGAGGCGGGGCGCTTGTTAGAGGCCTTCCCCGGTGTCATCGAATTGCTTGTCGCCGATGTCTGA